A single window of Malus sylvestris chromosome 5, drMalSylv7.2, whole genome shotgun sequence DNA harbors:
- the LOC126622036 gene encoding acetylserotonin O-methyltransferase-like isoform X2: MEDTQRVLTWEEEEEHAKVDVWKYVFGFVEIAVVKCAIELGIAEAIESHGSPMTLLELSSALSCDPSHLYRVMRVLVHLKIFKEITTNQLGSKGYAQTPLSHRLLKSGENSMVALILLESSPVMLAPWHGLSARIRGNISNQLFEEVHGEDLWSFGAANPDHSKLFNDAMTCDVKEAVPAVIKSCIEVFKGLETIVDVGGGNGTMLRLLVEGCPWIRGINFDLPHVVSAAQDCDRVENVGGDMFDRVPRADAVIIKCELVDCRVFFITGVTMTAFVSLKSAGKPFLRTRGR, from the exons ATGGAAGATACTCAAAGAGTGTTAACatgggaagaggaagaagaacatGCCAAGGTGGATGTGTGGAAAtatgtttttgggtttgttgAAATCGCGGTGGTAAAATGTGCCATTGAGCTCGGAATAGCTGAAGCAATTGAAAGCCATGGAAGCCCCATGACACTCTTAGAGCTCTCATCTGCTCTAAGTTGTGATCCTTCTCACCTTTACCGCGTCATGAGGGTACTAGTCCACCTCAAAATATTCAAAGAAATAACCACAAACCAATTAGGCTCCAAAGGTTATGCACAAACACCTCTGTCTCACCGGCTACTGAAATCCGGAGAAAATAGCATGGTGGCGCTGATCTTGCTGGAGAGTAGTCCGGTAATGCTGGCACCATGGCACGGCTTAAGTGCCCGAATTCGAGGAAATATTAGCAATCAATTGTTTGAGGAAGTACATGGGGAGGACTTATGGAGCTTTGGTGCGGCCAATCCTGATCACAGCAAGCTTTTCAATGATGCAATGACTTGTGATGTAAAGGAAGCTGTGCCTGCAGTGATTAAAAGTTGTATAGAGGTGTTCAAAGGCCTTGAGACAATAGTAGACGTCGGCGGGGGAAATGGGACTATGTTGCGCTTGTTGGTCGAGGGTTGCCCTTGGATTCGTGGCATTAACTTTGATCTTCCGCATGTTGTCTCTGCTGCTCAGGATTGTGATCGCGTTGAGAATGTTGGAGGTGACATGTTTGATCGCGTTCCAAGGGCTGATGCAGTAATCATCAAG TGCGAGTTGGTTGATTGTAGGGTGTTCTTCATAACTGGGGTGACGATGACTGCATTCGTATCCTTAAAAAGTGCCGGGAAGCCGTTCCTAAGGACACGGGGAAGGTGA
- the LOC126622036 gene encoding acetylserotonin O-methyltransferase-like isoform X1 yields the protein MEDTQRVLTWEEEEEHAKVDVWKYVFGFVEIAVVKCAIELGIAEAIESHGSPMTLLELSSALSCDPSHLYRVMRVLVHLKIFKEITTNQLGSKGYAQTPLSHRLLKSGENSMVALILLESSPVMLAPWHGLSARIRGNISNQLFEEVHGEDLWSFGAANPDHSKLFNDAMTCDVKEAVPAVIKSCIEVFKGLETIVDVGGGNGTMLRLLVEGCPWIRGINFDLPHVVSAAQDCDRVENVGGDMFDRVPRADAVIIKGVLHNWGDDDCIRILKKCREAVPKDTGKVIIIDAVIDEKYEKEDKKLANLKLMLDMVMIAHTNKGKERSLKEWEYVLGGAGFSGHTITPVPAIQYSVIQAFP from the exons ATGGAAGATACTCAAAGAGTGTTAACatgggaagaggaagaagaacatGCCAAGGTGGATGTGTGGAAAtatgtttttgggtttgttgAAATCGCGGTGGTAAAATGTGCCATTGAGCTCGGAATAGCTGAAGCAATTGAAAGCCATGGAAGCCCCATGACACTCTTAGAGCTCTCATCTGCTCTAAGTTGTGATCCTTCTCACCTTTACCGCGTCATGAGGGTACTAGTCCACCTCAAAATATTCAAAGAAATAACCACAAACCAATTAGGCTCCAAAGGTTATGCACAAACACCTCTGTCTCACCGGCTACTGAAATCCGGAGAAAATAGCATGGTGGCGCTGATCTTGCTGGAGAGTAGTCCGGTAATGCTGGCACCATGGCACGGCTTAAGTGCCCGAATTCGAGGAAATATTAGCAATCAATTGTTTGAGGAAGTACATGGGGAGGACTTATGGAGCTTTGGTGCGGCCAATCCTGATCACAGCAAGCTTTTCAATGATGCAATGACTTGTGATGTAAAGGAAGCTGTGCCTGCAGTGATTAAAAGTTGTATAGAGGTGTTCAAAGGCCTTGAGACAATAGTAGACGTCGGCGGGGGAAATGGGACTATGTTGCGCTTGTTGGTCGAGGGTTGCCCTTGGATTCGTGGCATTAACTTTGATCTTCCGCATGTTGTCTCTGCTGCTCAGGATTGTGATCGCGTTGAGAATGTTGGAGGTGACATGTTTGATCGCGTTCCAAGGGCTGATGCAGTAATCATCAAG GGTGTTCTTCATAACTGGGGTGACGATGACTGCATTCGTATCCTTAAAAAGTGCCGGGAAGCCGTTCCTAAGGACACGGGGAAGGTGATAATCATAGATGCCGTTATCGACGAAAAATATGAGAAAGAAGACAAGAAGCTAGCAAATCTGAAATTGATGTTAGATATGGTGATGATTGCCCATACTAACAAAGGCAAAGAAAGGAGCTTGAAGGAATGGGAATATGTTCTTGGGGGGGCTGGCTTTAGTGGACACACTATCACACCTGTTCCTGCTATCCAATATTCTGTTATTCAAGCTTTTCCTTAA